One window of the Acinonyx jubatus isolate Ajub_Pintada_27869175 chromosome A2, VMU_Ajub_asm_v1.0, whole genome shotgun sequence genome contains the following:
- the KIAA1143 gene encoding uncharacterized protein KIAA1143 homolog isoform X1: MSKRNQVSYVRPAEPAFLARFKERVGYKEGPTVETKRIQLQLPDEDGDHSDKEDEQPQVVILKKGDLSAEEVMKIKAEIKAAKADEEPAMADGRIMYRKPVKRSSDEKYSGLTASSKKKKANEGQINKQDSVKKNSQKQIKNSSLLSFDNEDETE, translated from the exons ATGAGCAAGCGGAACCAGGTTTCGTACGTGCGGCCAGCCGAGCCGGCGTTCCTGGCCCGCTTCAAAGAGAGGGTCGGCTACAAAGAAGGGCCCACCGTGGAGACCAAG AGAATCCAGCTTCAGCTCCCAGATGAAGATGGTGATCACAGTGACAAAGAAGATGAACAGCCCCAAGTGgtgattttaaaaaagggagactTGTCAGCTGAAGAAGTCatgaaaattaaagcagaaataaaggcTGCCAAAGCAG ATGAAGAACCGGCTATGGCTGATGGAAGAATCATGTATCGAAAACCAGTCAAGCGTTCCTCAGATGAAAAATATTCAGGTCTAACAGCaagctcaaaaaagaaaaaggcaaatgaagGTCAAATAAATAAGCAGGACTCCGTTAAAAAGAACTCACAAAAGCAAATCAAGAACAGTTCCCTCCTTTCTTTTGACAATGAAGATGAAACTGAATAA
- the KIAA1143 gene encoding uncharacterized protein KIAA1143 homolog isoform X2, protein MSKRNQVSYVRPAEPAFLARFKERVGYKEGPTVETKRIQLQLPDEDGDHSDKEDEQPQVVILKKGDLSAEEVMKIKAEIKAAKAGKMREESSLTLSLLQMKNRLWLMEESCIENQSSVPQMKNIQV, encoded by the exons ATGAGCAAGCGGAACCAGGTTTCGTACGTGCGGCCAGCCGAGCCGGCGTTCCTGGCCCGCTTCAAAGAGAGGGTCGGCTACAAAGAAGGGCCCACCGTGGAGACCAAG AGAATCCAGCTTCAGCTCCCAGATGAAGATGGTGATCACAGTGACAAAGAAGATGAACAGCCCCAAGTGgtgattttaaaaaagggagactTGTCAGCTGAAGAAGTCatgaaaattaaagcagaaataaaggcTGCCAAAGCAG gcaaaatgagagaagaaagttCTTTAACTTTGTCTTTGCTGCAGATGAAGAACCGGCTATGGCTGATGGAAGAATCATGTATCGAAAACCAGTCAAGCGTTCCTCAGATGAAAAATATTCAGGTCTAA
- the LOC106969059 gene encoding zinc finger protein 501 isoform X4: protein MNHQKLNMQKKPSRCSECGKFFTQRSSLTQHQRIHTGEKPYVCSECGTCFRKQSNLTQHLRIHTGEKPYKCNECEKAFQTKAILVQHLRIHTGEKPYKCTECGKAFCQSPSLIKHLRIHTGEKPYKCTECGKAFSQSICLTRHQRSHSGVKPYKCNECGKAFNQSACLMQHQRIHSGEKPYTCTECGKAFTQNSSLVEHERTHTGEKLYKCSECEKTFRKQAHLSEHYRIHTGEKPYECVECGKSFRHSSALVRHQRLHAGE, encoded by the coding sequence ATGAACCATCAGAAACTTAACATGCAGAAGAAGCCTTCAAGGtgtagtgaatgtgggaaattctTTACCCAGAGATCGTCTCTTACTCAGCACCAGAGGATTCACACGGGAGAGAAGCCCTATGTATGTAGTGAATGTGGAACTTGTTTCCGTAAACAGTCAAATCTTACTCAACATTTGAgaattcacacaggagagaaaccttataaatgtaatgaatgtgagAAAGCCTTTCAAACAAAAGCAATCCTTGTTCAGCATctgagaattcatactggagagaaaccctataaatgCACTGAATGTGGCAAAGCTTTTTGTCAGAGCCCTTCCCTTATCAAACATCTGCgcattcatactggagagaaaccttataaaTGCACTGAATGTGGCAAAGCCTTCAGTCAGAGCATTTGCCTTACTCGTCATCAGAGAAGTCACTCTGGAGTTAAACCTTATaagtgtaatgaatgtgggaaagcctttaatCAGAGTGCATGCCTCATGCAGCATCAGAGAATTCATTCAGGAGAGAAGCCCTACACATGTACTGAATGTGGCAAAGCCTTCACTCAGAACTCTTCCCTTGTTGAACATGAGAgaactcacactggagagaaacttTATAAGTGTAGTGAGTGTGAAAAAACTTTCCGCAAGCAAGCACACCTTAGTGAACATTACAGAATCCATACTGGAGAAAAACCTTATGAGTGTGTtgaatgtgggaaatccttcAGGCACAGCTCAGCACTTGTTCGACACCAGAGGCTTCATGCTGGAGAATAA